One Arcobacter sp. F155 DNA window includes the following coding sequences:
- a CDS encoding cell division ATP-binding protein FtsE, with product MIQAKNIYLSYDENKYVIKKGNFSIKEKEFIFIGGTSGSGKSTLLKSFYGEIPLKHGELKIAGQNVFGIKGKSLRSLRKDIGIIFQDYKLIEEWTIEENIMIPLKINGYSNDISREQATKLLNHVKLSHRAGYYPNELSGGEQQRVAVARALAHNPKIIIADEPTGNLDDYSAEVVWNLLKGANEQLGITVVVVTHRVPKNFGIRFRQLSIEDGIIYEVS from the coding sequence ATGATACAAGCCAAAAATATATATCTTTCTTATGATGAAAACAAATATGTTATCAAAAAAGGTAACTTCTCTATAAAAGAGAAAGAGTTTATATTTATTGGTGGAACTAGTGGTAGTGGAAAATCTACTTTACTAAAATCATTTTATGGTGAAATTCCTTTAAAACATGGAGAACTAAAAATCGCAGGTCAAAATGTTTTTGGAATAAAAGGAAAATCCCTAAGAAGTCTTAGAAAAGATATTGGAATTATCTTTCAAGACTATAAACTAATTGAAGAGTGGACTATTGAAGAGAATATTATGATTCCTCTTAAAATTAATGGTTACTCAAATGATATTTCGAGGGAACAAGCAACAAAACTTTTAAATCATGTAAAGCTATCACATAGAGCTGGGTATTATCCAAATGAGCTAAGTGGTGGTGAACAACAAAGAGTTGCAGTGGCACGTGCACTTGCACACAATCCTAAAATAATCATCGCAGATGAGCCAACAGGTAACCTTGATGATTACTCAGCTGAAGTTGTATGGAACCTTTTAAAAGGTGCAAATGAACAACTAGGTATTACAGTTGTTGTTGTAACACACAGAGTTCCAAAGAACTTTGGTATTAGATTTAGGCAGTTATCTATTGAAGATGGGATAATTTATGAAGTTTCTTAA
- a CDS encoding cell division protein FtsX: MKFLKNTFAFVIPLTAMLISFIIYLFSSNILENYKIKIANDYSIVVITNTPLIKEEITELAGINVEKIITLEKKSIIDNIKSDLSSSSINLLKKKLPHFYKINLEAFPTTSQLQTIKDKLYANKNVRKVEIFSKNHNSVYLLMLLLSQISFILFSIITIFAIIMISKQIRIWFYEHHEKITILKLHGASILYSSSTILKYAIISSFISFFIVSAMFIYLVDNIGVLLPNDLENIVQVTLSLNESLSKIFLLSFGISILTIIGVLLKYKIKYD, translated from the coding sequence ATGAAGTTTCTTAAAAATACATTTGCTTTTGTTATTCCATTAACAGCAATGTTAATATCTTTTATTATCTATCTATTCTCTTCTAATATTTTAGAGAACTATAAAATAAAAATAGCAAATGATTACTCTATTGTAGTTATTACAAATACGCCTTTAATAAAAGAAGAGATTACAGAACTTGCTGGTATCAATGTTGAGAAGATAATTACTTTAGAAAAAAAGTCTATTATTGATAATATTAAATCAGACCTATCAAGCTCTTCTATTAATTTATTAAAAAAGAAATTGCCACATTTTTATAAAATAAATCTAGAGGCATTTCCTACAACTAGCCAACTACAAACTATAAAAGATAAACTATATGCAAATAAAAATGTTAGAAAAGTAGAAATTTTTTCTAAAAATCATAATAGTGTTTATCTATTGATGCTTTTACTTAGTCAAATATCTTTTATACTTTTTAGTATCATTACAATATTTGCAATAATTATGATTTCTAAACAAATTAGAATATGGTTCTATGAACACCATGAAAAAATCACTATTTTAAAACTACACGGGGCATCTATTTTATATAGTTCCTCAACTATTTTAAAATATGCGATTATAAGTTCATTTATTTCATTCTTTATTGTATCTGCAATGTTTATTTACTTAGTAGATAATATTGGTGTATTATTGCCTAATGACTTAGAGAATATTGTACAAGTAACTCTATCTTTAAATGAGTCACTTTCTAAGATTTTTCTTTTATCATTTGGTATTTCAATACTAACAATTATTGGTGTATTATTAAAGTATAAAATAAAATATGATTAA
- a CDS encoding murein hydrolase activator EnvC — protein sequence MIKRLALLFLVSITLFGASTKSIDKKIQNNKLILQKNKKAQEQKDLQIKILAKQINNQNSELRRLEKAITIINADIKKHQGQLVDAKKALKSLQKDSSDLIKEKKDSEEKIVDTIINEFSSSIALKLAGERSLQELIDSEVYTLLSQSSKDEIIKINNSYELLTQNRKENKRKINQISTYIKDRIKKKKELNILKKTHSKSLISLERKHKEYQVELKKTVQKQDSLKQLLGKLNILKKEEIEKQRRAAIAKAKRLAAQKKRRKAQKKSTKYEVSDEDRNNSYAKNLDIDVRMIGSSTSGIKISRYRGRKTIAPLDSFQVVKKFGKYYDPVYKIKLFNESIVLKTKKPQAKVKSIFNGKIVYAKKDAGMLENVVIVQHRNGLHTIYSHLDQISPSLKVGRWIKKGYVVGRVNNTLTFQATKNEMHINPKDLFKI from the coding sequence ATGATTAAAAGATTAGCTTTACTATTTTTAGTATCAATCACTTTATTTGGAGCCTCTACTAAAAGTATTGATAAAAAAATTCAAAACAATAAACTAATTCTACAAAAAAATAAAAAAGCCCAAGAACAAAAAGATTTACAAATCAAAATTCTTGCAAAACAAATCAATAATCAAAATAGTGAACTAAGAAGATTAGAAAAAGCAATTACTATTATTAATGCTGATATTAAAAAACATCAAGGTCAATTAGTTGATGCAAAAAAAGCACTTAAGAGTCTACAAAAAGATTCAAGTGATTTAATAAAAGAAAAAAAAGATAGTGAAGAAAAGATTGTTGATACAATTATAAATGAGTTTTCTTCTTCTATTGCATTAAAACTTGCAGGAGAAAGAAGTCTTCAAGAACTTATTGATTCAGAAGTTTATACCCTACTTTCTCAAAGCTCTAAAGATGAGATTATCAAAATAAACAATAGCTATGAACTATTAACTCAAAATAGAAAAGAGAATAAAAGAAAAATCAACCAAATTAGTACTTATATTAAAGATAGAATTAAAAAGAAAAAAGAGTTAAATATTCTAAAAAAGACTCACTCTAAATCTTTAATATCACTAGAAAGAAAACACAAAGAGTATCAAGTAGAGTTAAAGAAAACTGTACAAAAGCAAGACTCATTAAAACAACTTCTTGGGAAACTAAATATTCTTAAAAAAGAAGAGATAGAAAAGCAAAGAAGAGCAGCAATTGCAAAAGCCAAAAGACTTGCAGCACAAAAGAAAAGAAGAAAAGCACAGAAAAAATCAACTAAGTATGAAGTTAGTGATGAAGATAGAAATAACAGCTATGCAAAAAATCTTGATATAGATGTTAGAATGATTGGTTCTTCAACTTCTGGAATTAAGATTTCAAGATATAGAGGAAGAAAAACTATTGCTCCTCTTGATTCATTTCAAGTTGTTAAAAAGTTTGGAAAATATTATGACCCAGTTTATAAAATCAAACTATTTAATGAGTCAATTGTATTAAAAACAAAAAAACCCCAAGCAAAAGTAAAATCAATTTTTAATGGAAAAATTGTTTATGCAAAAAAAGATGCAGGTATGCTTGAAAATGTTGTTATTGTACAACATAGAAATGGATTACACACAATATATTCTCACTTAGACCAAATCTCACCTTCTTTAAAGGTAGGAAGATGGATAAAAAAAGGTTAT